One window of Nymphaea colorata isolate Beijing-Zhang1983 chromosome 1, ASM883128v2, whole genome shotgun sequence genomic DNA carries:
- the LOC116267064 gene encoding nudix hydrolase 8-like isoform X1, translating into MEIMMGRNLSTPYFQNGVLEQRLSWCKNYSPHMVGTQSGLRFKPGQLAVSSTRKKYLPIALKTGILSDNAYERRRTNAISIDTAVKETVELLESYDDEYGGAIIDPKSLPSCTNSFASILRSSLSYWESKVVQKLLTEATFTGKRGIWLKILAEQSDLIPVAVKEGFKYHHAEPGYVMLTYWIPDEPCVLPANASHQVGVGGFVMNENREILVVQEKQCNLACSGVWKLPTGVIHKSEEIFAGAIREVKEETGIDTDFLEVIAFRHAHCVAFEKSDLFFICMLKPLSTQITIDELEIQASKWMPIDEFLEQPFYKEDHMSRKVYELCIASLENRYKGLTAHLLPSKFDGTSTYLYFSTAANNDGEIQV; encoded by the exons ATGGAGATCATGATGGGGAGGAACCTATCTACACCATACTTCCAGAACGGAGTCTTGGAGCAGAGGCTCTCTTGGTGCAAAAATTACAGTCCCCATATGGTGGGGACCCAGAGCG GTCTCAGGTTCAAACCCGGTCAATTGGCTGTATCAAGCACAAGAAAAAAGTATCTTCCAATTGCTCTCAAAACGGGTATACTTAGTGACAATGCatatgaaagaagaagaaccaacGCCATTTCAATTGATACAGCAGTTAAAGAGACTGTTGAGCTGCTGGAGTCATATGATGATGAATATGGTGGAGCCATCATTGACCCTAAGTCCCTGCCGTCCTGCACGAATTCGTTTGCTTCCATACTTCGTTCATCACTTTCTTACTGGGAATCGAAGGTGGTGCAGAAACTCTTAACAGAAGCGACCTTTACT GGTAAGAGGGGTATATGGTTGAAAATATTAGCAGAGCAGTCTGATCTTATTCCAGTTGCTGTGAAG GAAGGCTTTAAATATCATCACGCAGAACCAGGATATGTAATGTTAACCTATTGGATTCCGGATGAGCCTTGTGTGCTTCCTGCTAATGCGTCTCATCAAGTTGGTGTAGGAGGATTCGTGATGAATGAAAACAGAGAG ATTCTTGTGGTGCAAGAAAAGCAGTGCAATTTAGCGTGCTCAGGTGTATGGAAACTCCCAACAGGTGTCATTCATAAG TCTGAAGAGATATTCGCTGGTGCAATTCGTGAGGTGAAGGAAGAAACTGGG aTTGATACTGACTTTCTGGAAGTGATTGCTTTCAG GCATGCGCACTGTGTCGCATTTGAGAAGTCTGATCTATTCTTCATTTGCATGCTGAAACCACTGTCTACTCAAATCACCATTGACGAATTGGAAATCCAAGCATCCAAG TGGATGCCTATCGATGAATTCTTGGAGCAACCATTCTACAAAGAAGACCACATGTCAAGGAAGGTCTATGAACTCTGCATTGCAAGCCTTGAGAATCGGTACAAAGGGTTGACGGCTCACCTGTTGCCGTCAAAATTTGATGGCACTTCGACCTATCTTTATTTCAGCACTGCTGCAAATAATGACGGCGAAATTCAAGTCTAG
- the LOC116267064 gene encoding nudix hydrolase 8-like isoform X2, which produces MEIMMGRNLSTPYFQNGVLEQRLSWCKNYSPHMVGTQSGLRFKPGQLAVSSTRKKYLPIALKTGILSDNAYERRRTNAISIDTAVKETVELLESYDDEYGGAIIDPKSLPSCTNSFASILRSSLSYWESKGKRGIWLKILAEQSDLIPVAVKEGFKYHHAEPGYVMLTYWIPDEPCVLPANASHQVGVGGFVMNENREILVVQEKQCNLACSGVWKLPTGVIHKSEEIFAGAIREVKEETGIDTDFLEVIAFRHAHCVAFEKSDLFFICMLKPLSTQITIDELEIQASKWMPIDEFLEQPFYKEDHMSRKVYELCIASLENRYKGLTAHLLPSKFDGTSTYLYFSTAANNDGEIQV; this is translated from the exons ATGGAGATCATGATGGGGAGGAACCTATCTACACCATACTTCCAGAACGGAGTCTTGGAGCAGAGGCTCTCTTGGTGCAAAAATTACAGTCCCCATATGGTGGGGACCCAGAGCG GTCTCAGGTTCAAACCCGGTCAATTGGCTGTATCAAGCACAAGAAAAAAGTATCTTCCAATTGCTCTCAAAACGGGTATACTTAGTGACAATGCatatgaaagaagaagaaccaacGCCATTTCAATTGATACAGCAGTTAAAGAGACTGTTGAGCTGCTGGAGTCATATGATGATGAATATGGTGGAGCCATCATTGACCCTAAGTCCCTGCCGTCCTGCACGAATTCGTTTGCTTCCATACTTCGTTCATCACTTTCTTACTGGGAATCGAAG GGTAAGAGGGGTATATGGTTGAAAATATTAGCAGAGCAGTCTGATCTTATTCCAGTTGCTGTGAAG GAAGGCTTTAAATATCATCACGCAGAACCAGGATATGTAATGTTAACCTATTGGATTCCGGATGAGCCTTGTGTGCTTCCTGCTAATGCGTCTCATCAAGTTGGTGTAGGAGGATTCGTGATGAATGAAAACAGAGAG ATTCTTGTGGTGCAAGAAAAGCAGTGCAATTTAGCGTGCTCAGGTGTATGGAAACTCCCAACAGGTGTCATTCATAAG TCTGAAGAGATATTCGCTGGTGCAATTCGTGAGGTGAAGGAAGAAACTGGG aTTGATACTGACTTTCTGGAAGTGATTGCTTTCAG GCATGCGCACTGTGTCGCATTTGAGAAGTCTGATCTATTCTTCATTTGCATGCTGAAACCACTGTCTACTCAAATCACCATTGACGAATTGGAAATCCAAGCATCCAAG TGGATGCCTATCGATGAATTCTTGGAGCAACCATTCTACAAAGAAGACCACATGTCAAGGAAGGTCTATGAACTCTGCATTGCAAGCCTTGAGAATCGGTACAAAGGGTTGACGGCTCACCTGTTGCCGTCAAAATTTGATGGCACTTCGACCTATCTTTATTTCAGCACTGCTGCAAATAATGACGGCGAAATTCAAGTCTAG